The following DNA comes from Candidatus Woesearchaeota archaeon.
ATGCCTACAGCAGATTTCTGGCAGTCAAAGATGAGATAGAAGCGTCTCTTCCCACTCGCGGCGGTGTAAAAAGACAGCTGAGCAAAGAAGATTTCAGCAAAAAATCAGCTATATTTTTAGAGCCAAAAGCTCAGTTTGATTATCTAGTTAGCCTGACCGATAGCGATGACCGTGCGAAAGCCATAATCAATGCCATGGAGTCAATCGAAAGAGATTATGAAACTCTCCGCGGTGTCCTGCCCAAACAGGAATACCGGGAGCTGGATAATGAGATTCTGGCTCAATTGCTCCGAAACTTAAACCCGGAGGAATTAAAAAGAGTTTCCGGTGATGTCTTTGGCCGAATCTATGAATACTTTCTGACCCAGTTTGCTGATCAGAAAGCCCATGACGGAGGTGAATTTTTTACTCCTATATCTTTAGTATCTCTTATTGCCAATGTTTTAGAGCCCAAACGGGGAACAGTTCTGGATCCCGCCTGCGGCAGTGGGGGTATGTTTGTGCAGAGTGCCCGCTTTGTGGAAAGAATTCATGAAAATCCTAATGATAACCTTAATTTTCTCGGGCTGGAAAAAAATGCCACCACCATCAACCTGGCAAAAATGAACCTGGCAGTCCATGGCTTGGTTGGTGATATCAAAAAGGCAATTACCTATTATGCAGACCCCCACGATATGTATCATAAAGCAGATTTTGTTATGGCTAATCCACCATTTAACGTGGATGAAATCGATGCAGATAAAATCAAAAATGACCCCCGTTTGCCTTTTGGTCTTCCCGGAGTGAACAAAAAAGGTAAAGTCTCCAATGGTAATTATGTCTGGATTAGTTATTTTTATAGCTATTTGAATGATAAAGGGCGTGCAGGATTTGTCATGTCTTCCCAGGCGTCCAGTGCGGGAAACACAGAAGCAAAGGTTCGTCAAAAGCTAATTGAATCCGGTCATGTAGATATTATGATAGCTATCCGTTCTAATTTCTTCTATACCCGTTCTGTTCCCTGTGAATTATGGTTTTTTGATAAAGACAAACCAGAAGAATTAAAAAATAAAGTATTGATGATTGATGCCCGGGAAATCTACCGAAAAGTTACCCGTCGTATTTTTGATTTCAGCCCTGAACAGCAGCAGAATATTCTATCTATCATCTGGCTATACCGGGGGCAAAAAGAACGTTTCCATCAATTAGTCATAAATTATATTTCAAAATCACTCAGTGGGGCACATAAAAGTCCTTCTCTTATTCAGGACTATAAAAAGACTTTTAGTAATTTGGAAAATAAAATGCAGATTTTTTTAAAGACAA
Coding sequences within:
- a CDS encoding N-6 DNA methylase, which codes for MAQLENIEAIEKRLWNSADTLRANSNYASNEYFMPVMGLIFLRHAYSRFLAVKDEIEASLPTRGGVKRQLSKEDFSKKSAIFLEPKAQFDYLVSLTDSDDRAKAIINAMESIERDYETLRGVLPKQEYRELDNEILAQLLRNLNPEELKRVSGDVFGRIYEYFLTQFADQKAHDGGEFFTPISLVSLIANVLEPKRGTVLDPACGSGGMFVQSARFVERIHENPNDNLNFLGLEKNATTINLAKMNLAVHGLVGDIKKAITYYADPHDMYHKADFVMANPPFNVDEIDADKIKNDPRLPFGLPGVNKKGKVSNGNYVWISYFYSYLNDKGRAGFVMSSQASSAGNTEAKVRQKLIESGHVDIMIAIRSNFFYTRSVPCELWFFDKDKPEELKNKVLMIDAREIYRKVTRRIFDFSPEQQQNILSIIWLYRGQKERFHQLVINYISKSLSGAHKSPSLIQDYKKTFSNLENKMQIFLKTIPKNEKTTEIINELEKCRQAYLDNSRLFTELAKEKDDWWEKQDKENLKLSSALEELNLFSEENKKLIKEAEMMYRLINRLVDDCQNKSTAKNNSQWNIRDIQNLKKETEEARDNLVNQLKQVRYFYHQAQWLTERFPDGQYRDVEGLVKLVDKEELKENDWSLTPGRYVGVAPEEEDPDFDFAETMRNIHTELQELNVKANELAEKINENFRKLGI